One genomic segment of Nocardia spumae includes these proteins:
- a CDS encoding alpha/beta fold hydrolase, which translates to MAIREVVSADGTTIVYQVSGPEQARPLVLLHGWAGTLRCWGAAAEKLARRFRVIAVDLRGHGYSDAPDSGYDDPANWAADVAAVLAGEGVTTGAVLLGWSYGGIVLSDYLTAHGTGALAGIVYCGSQAGVGRGVEGAQPGPAMQQAIPDVFEESAGRAMRGFAAFGNANTGPGRDKGEDAQRLFGGSLATPPRVRKALFYRTVDNIETLKNLDIPVFVMHGTADPVVPVENGRYIAEHTPDARASYWDDAQHGLFVEDPDRFATEVTEFIETLR; encoded by the coding sequence ATGGCGATTCGGGAAGTGGTCAGCGCGGACGGTACGACGATCGTGTATCAGGTCTCCGGACCCGAACAGGCGCGTCCGCTGGTGTTGTTGCACGGCTGGGCGGGCACGCTGCGCTGCTGGGGCGCGGCGGCGGAGAAGTTGGCGCGACGTTTCCGGGTGATCGCCGTGGACCTGCGCGGACACGGCTATTCGGATGCTCCGGACAGCGGTTACGACGATCCGGCGAACTGGGCCGCCGATGTGGCCGCGGTGCTGGCCGGTGAGGGCGTCACCACCGGCGCGGTGCTGCTGGGCTGGTCCTACGGCGGCATCGTGCTCAGCGACTATCTGACCGCCCACGGCACCGGCGCGCTCGCCGGCATCGTGTACTGCGGTTCGCAGGCCGGTGTCGGACGAGGCGTCGAGGGCGCGCAGCCGGGTCCCGCGATGCAGCAGGCGATTCCCGATGTGTTCGAGGAGAGCGCCGGTCGCGCGATGCGCGGATTCGCCGCTTTCGGCAACGCCAACACCGGTCCGGGACGCGATAAGGGCGAGGATGCGCAGCGCCTGTTCGGCGGCAGCCTCGCGACCCCGCCCCGGGTCCGCAAGGCGCTGTTCTACCGCACGGTCGACAACATCGAGACCCTGAAGAACCTCGATATCCCGGTCTTCGTCATGCACGGCACCGCGGACCCGGTGGTACCCGTGGAGAACGGCCGCTACATCGCCGAGCACACCCCCGACGCCCGTGCCTCGTATTGGGACGATGCCCAGCACGGCCTGTTCGTCGAGGACCCCGACCGTTTCGCCACGGAAGTGACGGAGTTCATCGAAACCTTGCGGTGA
- a CDS encoding UDP-N-acetylmuramate dehydrogenase yields MRELLSATGARVRASVPLAALTTLRVGGPATVAECATTEALVATVRTLDSAGIPVLLVAGGSNLLIADGGFDGVVVRIATTAVEIGPDLVLAEAGADWDGVVAAAVAAGLGGLECLSGIPGSAGATPVQNVGAYGVEVAQLLRRVRLLDRATGEIRWAAPAELGFGYRTSVLKHSDRAVVLAVEFAVNPDGASAPLRYGELARTLDAAEGETRPAAAVREAVLRLRAGKGMVLDAADHDTWSAGSFFTNPVVAHDRAARVLDTIRADVGDITIPTYPAEDGVKFSAGWLIERAGFAKGFPGPESAVRLSTKHTLALTNRGAATAADLVGLARTVRAGVQQRFGIRLEPEPVTVGVDL; encoded by the coding sequence GTGCGCGAGTTACTGAGCGCGACCGGCGCGCGGGTTCGCGCATCGGTGCCGCTCGCGGCACTGACCACGCTGCGGGTCGGCGGACCGGCGACCGTCGCCGAATGCGCCACCACCGAGGCGCTCGTCGCGACCGTGCGCACCCTCGACTCCGCCGGGATTCCGGTGCTACTGGTCGCGGGCGGGTCCAATCTGCTGATCGCCGACGGCGGTTTCGACGGTGTCGTCGTGCGTATCGCCACCACCGCGGTGGAGATCGGCCCGGATCTGGTCCTCGCCGAGGCCGGTGCGGACTGGGACGGCGTGGTCGCGGCGGCGGTCGCCGCCGGGCTCGGTGGTCTGGAGTGCCTGTCCGGTATCCCCGGCTCGGCCGGTGCGACTCCGGTGCAGAACGTCGGTGCCTACGGCGTGGAGGTGGCGCAGCTGCTGCGCCGCGTCCGGCTGCTGGACCGGGCCACCGGTGAAATCCGCTGGGCCGCACCGGCCGAACTCGGTTTCGGGTACCGCACCTCGGTACTCAAACATTCCGATCGCGCGGTCGTGCTGGCGGTGGAATTCGCGGTGAATCCGGACGGCGCCAGCGCACCGCTGCGCTACGGCGAATTGGCGCGCACCCTCGACGCCGCCGAGGGCGAGACCCGCCCGGCGGCCGCGGTCCGGGAGGCGGTGCTGCGGTTGCGCGCGGGTAAGGGCATGGTCCTCGACGCCGCCGATCACGACACCTGGAGCGCCGGATCCTTCTTCACCAATCCGGTCGTCGCGCACGATCGCGCGGCGCGCGTGCTGGACACGATCCGGGCCGATGTGGGAGATATCACTATCCCGACCTATCCGGCGGAGGACGGCGTGAAATTCTCCGCGGGCTGGCTCATCGAGCGCGCGGGTTTCGCCAAGGGTTTCCCTGGTCCGGAGTCTGCGGTCCGGTTGTCCACGAAACATACTCTCGCCCTGACCAACAGGGGTGCGGCCACCGCCGCGGATCTGGTGGGGCTGGCGCGCACCGTGCGCGCGGGAGTGCAGCAGCGCTTCGGGATCCGGCTGGAACCGGAGCCGGTGACCGTCGGCGTGGACCTGTAG
- the mshA gene encoding D-inositol-3-phosphate glycosyltransferase, translating into MSYRPDQRPHRIAVLSVHTSPLAQPGTGDAGGMNVYVLQSAVQLARRGVEVEIFTRATSSNDEPVVEAAPGVLVRHVVAGPFEGLDKHDLPTQLCPFAAEVLRQEARQLPGYYDLIHSHYWLSGQVGWLARDRWRVPLIHTAHTLAAVKNAFLAEGDTPEPLSRVVGEKQIIAESDRLVANTAEEARQLVELYGAESERIDVVPPGADLSRYRPGDRAAARAEFGIADDEQVVAFVGRIQPLKAPDVLVFAAAEVLRAEPNRALRILIVGGPSGTGLDRPDALIELAATLGISDRVTFLPPQPPHRLVQVYRAADVVAVPSYNESFGLVAIEAQASGTPVLAADVGGLSTAVRDGVSGTLVSGHRADEWASALRGLLDDPAGLRRMGAAAVDHAAGFSWEHTAEGLLDCYAEALAGHRAVRSRLPGTLLMDSNQARSRALWRRRMGVVRR; encoded by the coding sequence GTGAGTTATCGGCCTGATCAACGTCCGCATCGGATCGCGGTGTTGTCGGTGCACACCTCTCCGCTCGCGCAGCCGGGTACCGGCGATGCGGGCGGGATGAACGTCTATGTGCTGCAGTCGGCGGTTCAGCTGGCGCGCCGGGGCGTGGAGGTGGAGATCTTCACCCGGGCCACGTCGTCGAATGACGAACCGGTGGTCGAGGCCGCGCCCGGGGTGCTGGTCCGGCATGTGGTGGCCGGTCCGTTCGAGGGCTTGGACAAGCACGATCTGCCGACTCAGCTGTGCCCGTTCGCGGCGGAGGTGCTGCGGCAGGAAGCACGTCAGCTGCCCGGCTACTACGACCTGATCCATTCGCACTACTGGCTGTCGGGGCAGGTCGGCTGGCTGGCGCGGGATCGCTGGCGGGTGCCGCTGATCCATACCGCGCACACGCTGGCGGCGGTGAAGAACGCTTTCCTGGCGGAGGGCGATACGCCGGAGCCGCTGTCGCGGGTGGTGGGGGAGAAGCAGATCATCGCCGAATCGGATCGGCTGGTCGCCAATACCGCGGAGGAGGCCCGCCAGCTCGTGGAGCTGTACGGCGCGGAGTCGGAGCGGATCGATGTGGTGCCGCCGGGTGCGGATCTGTCCCGCTACCGGCCGGGCGATCGGGCGGCCGCCCGCGCCGAGTTCGGCATCGCCGACGATGAGCAGGTGGTGGCCTTCGTCGGTCGCATTCAGCCGTTGAAGGCGCCGGATGTGCTGGTGTTCGCGGCGGCGGAGGTGCTGCGCGCCGAGCCGAATCGCGCGCTGCGGATCCTGATCGTGGGCGGGCCGTCGGGCACGGGTCTGGACCGCCCCGACGCCTTGATCGAGCTGGCGGCGACGCTGGGCATCTCGGATCGGGTGACCTTCCTGCCGCCGCAGCCGCCGCATCGTCTGGTGCAGGTGTATCGGGCCGCGGACGTGGTGGCGGTGCCGAGTTACAACGAGTCGTTCGGCCTGGTCGCGATCGAGGCCCAGGCCAGCGGTACGCCGGTGCTGGCCGCCGATGTCGGCGGGTTGAGTACCGCGGTGCGTGATGGTGTGTCGGGCACATTGGTATCCGGCCATCGGGCCGACGAGTGGGCGTCGGCACTGCGCGGATTGCTCGACGATCCGGCCGGCCTGCGGCGGATGGGCGCGGCCGCGGTGGACCATGCGGCGGGCTTCTCCTGGGAACACACCGCCGAGGGCCTGCTGGACTGTTACGCCGAGGCGTTGGCCGGGCATCGGGCCGTGCGTTCGCGGTTGCCGGGTACGTTGCTGATGGACAGCAATCAGGCCAGGTCGCGGGCGCTGTGGCGGCGCCGGATGGGAGTGGTACGCCGGTGA
- a CDS encoding L,D-transpeptidase produces MRGLTGRRAVLVGAGQLAVAAVVAGCSSGGGSGSAAPKESGPVAKVNFEPGSGASDISPVAPVSVSVTSGRIDQVTLTNPDGKQVTGELSPDRSSFKVTEPLGYGVTYTWSGNAVGTDGKPVPISAKFTTLAPKATVSATVNIGDGQEVGIAAPIILQFKKHIENKEAAEKAFTVTTTPETEGGWAWLPDDNGGSRAHWRPRNYWTPGTTVAFTAKLYGLELGDGAYGNSDLSSHFSIGRSQIVKGYAPSHRVQVIRDGSTLFDFACSYGEGNEARNVTRSGIHVVTEKYEDFLMSNPPFYTNVRERWAVRISNNGEFIHANPESASAQGNTNVTNGCINLSTSDAQTFFPTAMYGDPVEVTGTSIALSAADGDLYDWTIDWDTWKTMSAIKGEPAPVVSAAPVTPGPVRGGS; encoded by the coding sequence ATTCGAGGACTTACCGGCCGCCGTGCCGTTCTGGTCGGCGCCGGTCAGCTCGCGGTCGCGGCAGTAGTGGCCGGATGTTCCAGCGGCGGTGGCAGTGGTTCGGCCGCGCCGAAGGAATCCGGTCCGGTGGCGAAGGTGAATTTCGAGCCCGGCAGCGGCGCATCGGACATCAGCCCGGTCGCACCGGTGTCGGTATCGGTGACCTCGGGCCGCATCGACCAGGTGACGCTGACGAATCCCGACGGTAAGCAGGTCACCGGCGAGTTGTCGCCCGACAGGAGCAGTTTCAAGGTCACCGAGCCGCTCGGTTACGGCGTCACCTACACCTGGTCGGGCAATGCGGTCGGTACCGACGGCAAGCCGGTCCCGATCAGCGCGAAGTTCACTACCCTGGCCCCCAAGGCGACGGTGTCGGCCACCGTCAATATCGGCGACGGCCAAGAGGTCGGCATCGCGGCGCCGATCATTCTGCAGTTCAAGAAGCACATCGAGAACAAAGAGGCCGCCGAGAAGGCGTTCACCGTCACGACCACACCGGAAACCGAGGGCGGCTGGGCCTGGCTGCCCGATGACAACGGCGGCTCCCGTGCGCATTGGCGTCCGCGCAACTACTGGACCCCCGGCACCACGGTGGCCTTCACCGCCAAGCTGTACGGCCTGGAACTCGGCGACGGCGCCTACGGCAATTCCGATCTGTCCTCGCATTTCTCCATCGGTCGCAGTCAGATCGTCAAGGGATACGCGCCCAGCCATCGCGTGCAGGTGATCCGCGACGGATCGACCCTGTTCGATTTCGCCTGCAGCTACGGTGAGGGCAACGAGGCGCGAAATGTCACCCGCTCGGGTATCCACGTGGTGACAGAGAAATACGAAGATTTCCTCATGTCGAATCCGCCGTTCTACACCAACGTCCGGGAACGCTGGGCCGTACGCATCTCCAACAACGGCGAATTCATTCACGCCAACCCGGAATCGGCCTCGGCACAGGGAAATACCAACGTCACCAACGGCTGCATCAACCTGAGCACCAGTGACGCCCAGACCTTCTTCCCGACCGCCATGTACGGCGACCCGGTCGAGGTCACCGGCACCTCGATCGCGCTGTCGGCCGCCGACGGCGATCTCTACGACTGGACCATCGACTGGGATACCTGGAAGACCATGTCGGCCATCAAGGGCGAACCCGCCCCGGTGGTGTCCGCGGCACCGGTCACGCCCGGACCGGTCCGCGGCGGGAGCTAG
- a CDS encoding YbjN domain-containing protein → MSDTIEHTAQLIEDTVREREIEYTREGVDTFVVVLPGERKLKTTIMLTVGKHGVRFECFVCRKPDENFEGVYKYLLRRNRRLYGVAYTLDRVGDIYLVGRIATHAVTADELDRVFGQILEAVDGDFNVLLELGFAESIRREWKWRVSRGESLKNLRAFEHLVESEES, encoded by the coding sequence GTGAGTGACACCATCGAGCACACCGCACAGCTGATCGAGGACACCGTCCGTGAGCGGGAGATCGAGTACACCCGCGAGGGCGTCGACACGTTCGTCGTGGTGTTGCCGGGCGAGCGCAAGCTGAAGACGACCATCATGTTGACGGTCGGCAAGCACGGTGTCCGGTTCGAATGCTTCGTCTGCCGCAAGCCCGACGAGAATTTCGAGGGCGTCTACAAGTACCTGCTGCGCCGCAATCGCCGGTTGTACGGCGTGGCCTACACCCTGGACCGGGTGGGCGACATCTATCTGGTGGGCCGCATCGCCACCCACGCCGTCACCGCGGACGAACTCGACCGCGTCTTCGGCCAGATCCTGGAGGCGGTCGACGGCGATTTCAATGTGCTGCTGGAGCTGGGTTTCGCGGAGTCCATTCGGCGCGAATGGAAATGGCGCGTGTCGCGCGGTGAGTCGTTGAAGAATCTGCGCGCCTTCGAACATCTGGTGGAGTCCGAGGAATCCTGA
- a CDS encoding DUF2505 domain-containing protein, translating to MATPLAYTAHYAHPAPVVRAALADEQYWKDRIAEVGGPGARLDSFAADGDRLRVEMVQTIPASELPAAITSVRPGDLIIPRTETYEGLSGIFEAHVEGAPAKVRGTVTMTGDNSNSQAVVDGSVEVAVPLFGKKIEAVVAEKLLELLASETEFTNAWIANR from the coding sequence ATGGCGACACCCTTGGCGTACACAGCGCACTACGCGCACCCGGCCCCCGTGGTGCGTGCTGCGCTCGCCGATGAGCAGTACTGGAAGGACCGCATCGCGGAGGTCGGTGGCCCCGGTGCGCGGCTGGACTCCTTCGCCGCCGACGGCGATCGGCTGCGGGTGGAGATGGTGCAGACCATCCCGGCCTCGGAACTGCCCGCCGCGATCACCTCGGTGCGTCCCGGCGATCTGATCATTCCGCGTACCGAAACCTACGAGGGCCTGTCGGGCATCTTCGAAGCGCACGTCGAGGGCGCGCCCGCGAAGGTGCGTGGCACGGTCACCATGACCGGTGACAACAGCAACTCCCAGGCCGTCGTCGACGGCTCGGTGGAGGTCGCGGTCCCTTTGTTCGGCAAGAAGATCGAGGCCGTCGTCGCCGAGAAGCTGCTCGAGCTGCTGGCCTCGGAAACCGAATTCACCAATGCGTGGATCGCGAATCGCTGA
- a CDS encoding SDR family NAD(P)-dependent oxidoreductase: MSPRHAVVTGASSGIGEATARELAKQGYHVYVGARRLDRLQRLADEIGGTALELDVTDEDSVHRFTDAVERAEVLVNNAGGAKGLATVAEADLDDWRWMWETNVLGTLRLTKALLPKLIDSGDGLIVTITSVAAFHAYDNGSGYTSAKHAQAVLHRTLRGELLGKPVRLTEIAPGAVETEFSLVRFDGDADRAAKVYEGIDPLLATDIAEIVGFVASRPPHVNLDTIIVKPRDQADPGRFARRG, from the coding sequence ATGAGCCCTCGTCACGCAGTCGTCACCGGAGCCAGCTCGGGCATTGGCGAAGCCACCGCCCGGGAGCTGGCGAAACAGGGCTACCACGTGTACGTGGGGGCGCGGCGGCTGGATCGGCTGCAGCGACTGGCCGACGAAATCGGTGGTACCGCACTCGAATTGGATGTCACCGACGAGGATTCGGTGCACCGTTTCACCGATGCGGTCGAGCGGGCCGAGGTGCTGGTCAACAATGCCGGCGGCGCGAAGGGGCTGGCCACCGTCGCCGAGGCCGATCTCGACGATTGGCGCTGGATGTGGGAAACCAACGTCCTCGGCACCCTGCGCCTGACCAAGGCACTGCTCCCGAAGCTCATCGACTCCGGTGACGGCCTCATCGTCACCATCACCTCGGTGGCCGCCTTCCACGCCTACGACAACGGCTCGGGGTACACCTCCGCCAAGCACGCGCAGGCGGTCCTGCACCGGACACTGCGCGGCGAATTGCTGGGTAAACCGGTGCGCCTCACCGAGATCGCCCCGGGTGCGGTCGAAACCGAATTCTCCCTGGTCCGCTTCGACGGTGACGCCGACCGCGCGGCCAAGGTGTACGAGGGCATCGACCCGCTGCTGGCGACCGATATCGCCGAGATCGTCGGATTCGTCGCGAGCCGCCCGCCGCACGTCAACCTCGACACCATCATCGTCAAACCGCGCGACCAGGCCGACCCGGGCCGATTCGCTCGCCGCGGCTGA
- a CDS encoding ROK family protein: protein MAVLALDIGATKFAAAVAVSDDPLTLRHIRRVEVPPTGVWDACRELLTRVVRAAGDDRGAEVEVTAVGIAAAGPVDIDAGSTAPLNIPQWRDGFPVVAAVRELFPRAEIHFAVDGAALAMAEYRIGGLRGVRAGLAMTVSSGIGGGIIGDGRVLLGRTGNAGHVGHIVVPGWDVPCACGGVGCVEAVASGMSAARWARAQGWSGGTGRELARSALAGDRIALAALSRAGTALGQAISSAAATLDIDRVVVGGGFAESGAPLWDPLRAAVAKHARLRFLRELRVLKSEITDGATLVGAAALATSGTAASPGDGR, encoded by the coding sequence TTGGCTGTGCTGGCTCTGGATATCGGAGCGACGAAATTCGCGGCAGCCGTTGCGGTGTCGGACGACCCGCTGACCCTGCGGCATATCCGGCGGGTCGAGGTGCCGCCGACCGGGGTGTGGGATGCCTGTCGGGAACTCCTGACGCGGGTGGTCCGTGCCGCCGGCGATGACCGTGGTGCGGAAGTCGAGGTGACCGCGGTCGGAATCGCGGCTGCCGGCCCGGTGGATATCGATGCGGGTAGTACCGCACCACTCAACATCCCACAGTGGCGGGACGGGTTTCCCGTCGTCGCCGCGGTGCGCGAGTTGTTTCCGCGCGCCGAGATCCACTTCGCCGTCGACGGCGCGGCGCTCGCGATGGCCGAGTATCGGATCGGCGGTCTGCGGGGTGTGCGTGCCGGGCTGGCGATGACCGTGTCCTCCGGCATCGGTGGCGGCATCATCGGTGATGGGCGAGTATTGCTGGGCCGCACCGGAAATGCCGGTCATGTGGGCCATATCGTGGTGCCCGGTTGGGATGTGCCGTGCGCGTGTGGCGGTGTCGGCTGTGTGGAGGCGGTGGCGAGCGGGATGTCCGCGGCGCGGTGGGCGCGCGCACAGGGATGGTCCGGTGGAACCGGAAGGGAGCTCGCGCGGTCGGCGCTCGCCGGTGACCGGATCGCCCTCGCCGCCCTGTCTCGCGCCGGAACGGCATTGGGTCAGGCCATTTCCTCCGCGGCCGCGACTTTGGATATCGATCGGGTGGTGGTCGGCGGGGGTTTCGCGGAATCCGGTGCGCCGCTGTGGGATCCGCTGCGGGCGGCGGTCGCGAAACATGCGCGCCTGCGTTTCCTCCGCGAGTTGCGGGTGCTGAAGTCGGAGATCACCGACGGTGCGACTCTGGTGGGCGCGGCCGCACTGGCCACATCCGGGACCGCGGCGTCGCCGGGCGATGGACGGTGA
- a CDS encoding DUF4287 domain-containing protein, which yields MSTQQSNGENQVKGPASYFPSIEKKYGRPVAEWFDVIRGSGLTKHMELVAWLKSQHGLGHGHANALVAHVRSVDGN from the coding sequence ATGAGCACACAGCAGAGCAACGGTGAGAACCAGGTGAAGGGACCCGCGTCCTACTTCCCGTCGATCGAGAAGAAGTACGGGCGACCGGTGGCGGAATGGTTCGACGTCATTCGCGGATCCGGGCTGACCAAGCACATGGAACTGGTCGCGTGGCTCAAGAGTCAGCACGGCCTCGGCCACGGTCACGCCAACGCACTGGTCGCCCACGTGCGCAGCGTCGACGGCAACTGA